The DNA segment GTCGCGCTCATTGCCGCCCCTCGCCGTGACCCAGCACGACATATTTCAACGACGTCAGCCCTTCCAGTCCCACGGGCCCGCGCGCATGCAGCTTGTCGTTCGAAATGCCGATCTCCGCGCCCAGACCGAATTCGAAGCCATCCGCAAACCGCGTGGACGCATTGACCATCACGCTCGCCGAATCGACCTCGCGCAGAAAGCGCATCGCGCGGTCGTGGTCTTCGGTCACGATCGCGTCAGTATGCTGCGAGCTGTAGGTGTTGATGTGCTCGATCGCGGCGTCCAGATTGTCGACCACCTTGATCGCCAGCACCGGCGCGAGATACTCGGTGCGCCAGTCTTCTTCGGTGGCATCGACGAGCGGCCCCACGCCCGCATCGGCCAGCACCGCGCGCGCCGCCGCATCCACGCGCAGCTCGACTTCCTTGTTGCGATACAGCTTGCCGAGCGGCGGCAACACTTGCGCGGCGATATCGCGCGCGACCAGCAGCGTTTCCATCGTATTGCAGGTGCCGTAGCGGTGCGTCTTCGCGTTGTCGCAGACGGTCAGCGCCTTCGCCAGATCCGCGCGGTCGTCCACGTACACGTGGCAGATGCCGTCGAGATGCTTGATCATCGGCACGCGCGCTTCGTTCATCAGCCGCTCGATCAGGCTCTTGCCGCCGCGCGGCACGATCACGTCGACGTGTTCTGTCATCGTGATCAGTTTGCCGACCGCGGCGCGGTCCGACGTGGCCACCACCTGTACGGCGTCCTGCGGCAAACCGGCCGCTTCCAGCCCTTCGCCGATCAGCTTCGCCAACGCGGTGTTGCATTCGAGCGCTTCGGAACCGCCGCGCAGAATCGTCGCGTTGCCCGATTTGAGACACAGCGCGGCGGCGTCGATGGTCACGTTCGGACGCGACTCGTAGATGATCCCGATCACGCCGAGCGGCACGCGCATCTGACCGACCTGGATACCACTCGGCCGATATTTGAGATT comes from the Paraburkholderia sp. PREW-6R genome and includes:
- a CDS encoding glutamate-5-semialdehyde dehydrogenase — protein: MDIDQYMTDLGRRARQASRAMARASTAAKNAALAAVAGAIERDAATLKEANARDVAKAREKGHDAAFIDRLTLSDKALKTMVEGLRQVAALADPIGEISNLKYRPSGIQVGQMRVPLGVIGIIYESRPNVTIDAAALCLKSGNATILRGGSEALECNTALAKLIGEGLEAAGLPQDAVQVVATSDRAAVGKLITMTEHVDVIVPRGGKSLIERLMNEARVPMIKHLDGICHVYVDDRADLAKALTVCDNAKTHRYGTCNTMETLLVARDIAAQVLPPLGKLYRNKEVELRVDAAARAVLADAGVGPLVDATEEDWRTEYLAPVLAIKVVDNLDAAIEHINTYSSQHTDAIVTEDHDRAMRFLREVDSASVMVNASTRFADGFEFGLGAEIGISNDKLHARGPVGLEGLTSLKYVVLGHGEGRQ